The Musa acuminata AAA Group cultivar baxijiao chromosome BXJ2-2, Cavendish_Baxijiao_AAA, whole genome shotgun sequence genome contains the following window.
TTTGGAGAAATTGATATGCAGATCAAACTGATATCAGGGTATGTTCTTGGCAAGCAACTATGTCGGAGAGAAATCCTTGTTTTCTGTGGATGATTAAATCTTCTTGTTTGTCCATAGAAGATTATTACGTCACTGTTCGTCAAGCTATTAGATCACTGTTCGTCATGCGGCTTGTTTCATCGACATCGAGTTCCTTTGAAATGTAACTGGACAACCACGCATTCCGAATAACCGAGAAGAGGATCCATCTATCCGTGGTTGTCTTCGATATTCTGGAACCTTTATGATCAGATTGTGCGATCCGATTTACCAATGGTGAAAAAGAACAAGCGACACTGTGGGCTTTTCCTGTAGGTTCACGGTGGACAGTAGGCCAATTAGGGTTTGCAGAAAGCAGACCGAAGCCAATGCATGTCTATCAAGGTGAGCCTATGGAATGGCAAGATACAGTTGATTGGTCCAAGGCCACTTCCATGGCCTCACTCGGGGACTCTATGATGCCGGTGTTTGGACGGGCAGTTGTTAGTTAGTTATATGCATATCCTAAATAGTAACTCTTGTTCTAAAAGTTACTCGTGACATGATACGATAAGTTAGTTACcaataggtcctataaataggataatagttcataaagtaagaaaatgcaTATAGTTAGAAATATCTTGTAACTCTTATTTAATATTACTtcgattttttaaattttttattacattataatatttcgtttttatcatttatttgctTATACATTCCCAACATACTCTCCATGGCAATCATATTTGAACATTAACGATGACATGAACACTTCGAATACAAGAAAACAAGAGCGCACGTTGACTAATAAATTGAATGCCGATCGACAACCATGCCAGAGAGGATTCAACCAGTTAAGATACTGACTTCTGTACTTTGTCATTATGTTACTTATGCCAGTGGAATTCAACGCCATTAATGCAGGCATCCATGCCTCGTGTATCTACTCAACTATCAAAccattccctctctctctctctttctctctcgtgGACCTGTAACATGGATTTTGGTCTGAATCTGAGGGATTTCCAGTCAAGTTCATGGAATCAAGAAATAGCAATATATCATGCATTTAAGCTAATATGATAAAGTCATTGCTCATTATAGTAGTAGAACGAGTAAGCAAACCAATGTCGTACGAAGGACCATTGGGAGATTTGTCATCTGATATGATGTGACTTTGAGAGATTATTTAAGTGTCTTAGGCATTGTTAATTCgattccagagagagagagagagagagagagagagagagagagagagtttagaAACCCAAAGTTGGCTCCGACAAGCTTCCTCGCCCTATGTATGTGGCTTTCTCAGAAGCCCAATATACGTAAGGCCTTAGGTAAGATAAATATCGTGCTCGTGAATGAAGTCAAAGACAACGTATGTAAAGTATAGTTAATTAAGACTTATCATGCCCATACACTAGTCGTGAAGAGTAAACAACAACAATCTCACGTACAAAAAGAGTCTGTCACCGTCAAATGGGCTGTGGAAGTACTCACCATGTCTTGGCAACACTCTGTACCCTCTCTGTGCGATCTGCTGCTTGTAACAAGCAAACAAAGTTTTCGATTGATTGAAATATTCTTTACCCGCCGACACGACAAGCACATCAGACCTACAACGCATGTGAATCGCCCAGAGGGCTGCGGCATGCTCAGTTGAGGTGTTTATGCTCCAACAATCTGCAAAGTCCCATTCCGACCGGTTTGTTCTCTTCTTTGATCATCCGGCATTTTATGAGTAGGTATAGTGTAAAAGCTTGAATTCTTTGGCCTAGGAAGATTTACGGCGGAATCTGAGACTGTTGGTGACAACATCGCCATGTTGTTGTCGGGAAATGCTCCGTCTTCTCTCGGAGAAATATCGACACAAAGGAAGGTGGTGTGTTCGCGTGAGGGCGTCGGCTCATGTGCACGCGTAGGCTTAAGTGGAGGCCAGACATGTTGTTCGACAAGAGCAGCCCGCCTGACCCAATCTACTGCTTTGCTAACGCAAGTCTTTTGACATGCGTCGTCTCTTGATCCGAGGAACACAACACGAAAAGCAAAGCTTTTGACGTGACGTCGACAACCGAGACAGCAGATGTCGACGATAGTGACCGAGTGTCCATCTCCATCTCCGGGTAGAAGTAAACACGGCAAGAGATCAGCATGATGTCTTGATCATGTTCTCGTTCCAAGCTAGATGAGAACAGAATGCACCTCATCTCAAAAATCCGTCCTTGCCTCGTTCGGCCGCCGTTCATGTTGTAGCATCACCCAGTCTGGATTAACTTACGGCACAATTAAAATAGCATCAAAACCAGAGACCAACTCTGACTTGACTTTGATGGCACAAGGCATCGTAGTAAAGGAAATTAGCTTCCCGCAACGGTCCCAATCAACAAAGATAAGTTCACTAATAATCTTACAGAACATATTGCTTATAGAATCAGTAACATTTCATATAATATTGACTGTTCCATTAAGAGACAGGAATCAGCAAAGGAAACGCGTTTGGTGAGCCAAGATGAGGCCACTGACAGCTGGAGATTCAACCATTTCTGGGTTCATGTAAATCAATCAAAGCAGGGGTCCAATGGGGCTCCTATGGATCAACTTGTTATTTATCTATGGTAGCAACAAGAACAGTGTCATGTTCCATACTGAATGCTTTCTTAAAAGAAACAAGAACAAAGTTATCGTACATACTGTTACTGAGAAATCGAATAACTTCATGGAATGAGGAAGTGAACAATCTCTCTCGATCATGAAGCCTTGGGCACTCAAAAAACCAGACAGATCGCGTGATCCAAGGCAAAAAGACACGAGGAGAAAAGAAACATGCTGTTTGGCGTAAAAATGTAAAGAATGATCGATCGTGCATTCGCTGCAGCAATCCGGTGTTATCATCTCTCGGACTTGCGATCGGTGGACGACAAGCGGAGGACCCACTTGGTCAAGAATGTCTTTCTGGGGCGCTGATGGCCGGAGTCATGGTTACTGCCGCAATCGCCGGAGTCAACGAAGCTTTTAAGCCGCTGCATGGCGAGCGTTAGGGTGTCCTCGGACATGTTAGCGAAGCAGACGCGGAACCACCCCGGTTCGTCGCAGTGGCACGAAGAACCCGGCGAGATGTTTAGTCCCACCTGATACACTATCTTCTTCCACAGCTCCATCTCTCCTTTGAAGGTGTTGGACTTCAGCAGGTGTCTCATGTCCACCCAGCAGAACAAGGCCGCACTTCCTTTCAAGCACCCGATCCCGATCCTGCGCAGTCCTTCGACAAGCATGTCGTGCCGCTCTTTGAGTCTCTTCTGATTCTCGAGAAGGTACTTATCGGTGAATTCTTTGTCGGATAACAACGCCGCGAGGAGGTACTGGGTTTGAGAAGAGACCATCCCAAAGCTTGACATCTTAGTAGCAGCAGACACGACTGCTTCATTCTCCGAATAGATTGCACCGACACGAAAACCTGGGAGGCCGAGATCTTTAGAGAGGCTGCACACGATGTGAATCCGATGGGAGACGTTGTTCCTGTCCTTTGTGGCCTCTGCAATGCTGATGAACCCCGGCGAGTCGAAGTTGGTCCCTGAGTAGATCTCGTCACTGATGAGATGGATGTCCTTGGAGACGACAAAGTCGACAAGAATGTCGAGTTCGTGTCGGGTCAGCGTCGTCCCCAATGGGTTGGACGGGTTGGTCACCAGCACACCTTTCACTCTGAGGCTACGCTTCTGCGCATCTTGGTATGCAGCTTCCAGGGCCGGTTTGGTGATCCTGAAGCCGTTAGAGCTCGAACAATGGATGGGAACGATCTCCGCTCCGGTTCGCCATTTGAGGTCTCTGTCGAATCTGTCAGACACACATGGGAAAGGTGAGTGTGTCACCATGGCAATTCAAGTACATGGAACCGATCGCGTGCATGGGTAGAGTAATTGGTCGACAAGGCTCTGTTGTGGATGTGTACGTACCCTGGGTAGTATGGAGTAGGCAGAAGGAATGCTTCTCCAGGTTCGGCAAGACAAAACATGAGAGTCTCATTGGCAGAAGTAGCACCAGCCGTGAGGACGAGCCTGTTGGGATCGAAAGCTACTTTGTTTCCTCTTACTTCTCCCATGTATTTAGCCAATGCCTGCAGATGTATGCATTGCGGACTGCAATTAGTAACCCAGCAGATTCTGTTGATATATGCGAGAATGGATGTGATCCTTCTGATATATCCCCGGTAAATTAGTTTAAGTTTATGGACTTACACGCTTGAAGGCTGGCAAGCCATGGTAGTCCTGGAACAAAGCGAGCTCCCGGAATAGTAGTGCTCCATCTTTCTTGAATGCAGCTGGGTCGGGATGGTTCTCAAGCCACGATTCGATGAGATCAAAGCAGAGCTGCAAGCATGAACGAGAGGCCTTAATATTAGTTACTGTCACAAGTGACTTGAGTGAGGAGAACTTGTCTGAGTGAGAGAACCAACCTGGTTCTCTGCGAGACCCATCTGAATGATCCCTGTCGGGTTAGTGATTGGATCATATGGGTTCTTCTCGTACTCCTGCCACCCCAGGAAATAGGAGGAGTCCTGCCCATGGATGTTGCATGCAGCTTTTCTGGAGAGCAGCATCTGATTCATTCTGGTAGGCTGAGAAGAGATTGAGAGACGCTGTATGTACaaaagaacgagagagagagagagagagagagagagagagagagagagagagattttggtGATGCTTGGAAGGTGGAGGAGTAGGTATTTATAGAATCCTCGAAGTAACACAATCACGGATTGGTTTTACAGACAGATTGAATGGTGCTGGATTTAGTTCAGATGAAGCAATTTAGAATACACCTGCCGACACAAAATCTACTGGGCCCCTGATGTTGGACAAGAGACCTGCTTAACCCTCTAGTTTATATTGATGAAGGGAAAAGAATACAAAACATACCAGAGAATACAGAATTATGCAGCTTCCGAGTCGCAGAATGGACGGATGTCATGTTTAGTTGATCTGGAACACTAAGACCCACCCGAGCTAACACCCATCTCTGCTTGCTCCGACACACCGGCCTCCTCTGTTACATCATCCGAATCCCTGCATGGCACGGTCAACCAGAGGCTTCCTCGACGGAGGTGGGTGTACGCTTAGCCTGGATAaccaatatttatgtatatataaatataaatcatcGTGATCAGTAGACTGAGCTAATCAAGCTTTGACTCTTCCGAGCATAAGCCATCGACTGCTCTGTCCATGCAACTTCCTCTCGCCTTGGTTTAATTAGCTTCATTTCTCCACTTGCTTCCGATGAGTCCAAACGAACAGCCTTTGATTGGTTCCAAGTCCCTTTCTCTGTTAACTCAGACCCCCCCCCAATGTGACTCTTAACTCAGAGCCAGGAGGACTGCTGATTCTTCCTCCTGCATGCTGTTAATTATTACATTGTTTATGAGACAATTGACATTAATTATTACTCCCATTGCATCAGCCTAGCAAGTACGTAAAACTTGCACTGCCATGCAAGCACCAGCTCTGTTTGTATATTTCTACGGAGGGACTACAGAGAGGAGGTCGTCTACGAGCTTTACCCAACGACTTGTAAGCAAACCACACAGTCTTGCATCAGTGACCGGAGAGAATGAATCGAATGGCTCACTCACTCTATAAACGACAAAATTAGGGTCAGACGTGTGAGAACACCCGCATTATGAAGCCATAAACTGGTTTTAGACGCAACTATATGAAAACACCTCTAGCTTAAGCAGTAATGTGGATCATGGATTAATCTGATTTGattcatatttatatacataagaAAATTCGAATTATTGCTCGAGAGGTCGATTAGTGCTCGGATGTTTGTTCCGCAACTAATTTGTATGAAGATCGAAATCGAAAATGATTTTCCAACATGATCCCTCTTGATGGTTAACAGTTTGGTGCACCCATGCGGTCCATAAACCACTTGGATCGAACCCGAGGCATCCATGGGTTGCTTTCTACTTAAAGGAAATAGAGCCCTTCTTTGTTGTCTATTGTTCTTATCGCTACATATATTCAACTTCAACGACAACATACATCAAACTTGACGGGTGTGGATACGGAGCAATGATCCACGCGTTCGATGGGCCGTGAGATCGTGGAGTCCAACGATGGTTGGGACGTTGTTTTCTCCTGCCAAGATCATGAGTTAGGATTTGTCTTCCCCGGATGGACATCGTCGGCCTAGCAGGCACTTCCACCTGTTTGACATCAACAGCATTTGATGTTGTAGCCTCTTCGTTCGACATGAACAGCATTTGATGCTCTCCTTCTACGGGATGAGAAATGAGAATGACTTGAAGTTGGAGGAATGGCAAGTGTTCCATTGCGAGTTCCCCCACAGCAACTACACAGCACAACGAAGGATCGGATGAGATAGAATGGCAAGATGGGCTTCCAGTATCCATATGGGCTGCCCTCACTCACATACGTGACTCTGTCCCTTCTCGCTCTTCCTCTTTGCTTCCGAAGATTTCTCACCCCCTAATGCTCGGCTACTCTGCCATTTTCCTTCTCTGTTGTAAAGCTTCTTCAAACCCTCGATGAGCTCTGCAATGCATCGAGTTGAGGCATCAGAAAGAAAGTTTGCTATCGAGAAGGTTATCGAACGGAAGGAAGGAAGCTCACTGGGATTGGGAATCGAACTCATAGCCAAAAATGTCTAAAAAGATCCAAATCGAATTCAACCGGTCAGAACACGGCAAGCCCAACACCATTGGCTTCTCTTTTGTGTAGCTGACCAGCGCACTCAACCCCACTGAGAAAAGGAACTCTACCTCAGCATCACCTGCTACACTCCTACTACCATTTGCAGGACAAGGAGATCTGAAGCCAAGAGAGTGGAAGGATGACAAATTAGAAGCCACACCCGAAAGGCAAATCAACCATCAAGCCTCCTTGTCCCCTCGACCCAAACCTTTTGGAATTGGCTCCTCAATTTAGCCACTCCATAATGCCCAGGTATGACACTAGCTAGCTGCGACCGATGTTAATCTACGAGTGGAGAATCCTCCACCAAAGTGGACTCCTAACTAGGCCTTTGATCTGCACAAAAGCTGCAGCTAAAGAAGGTTTCTGTGAGCAGTGGCCTCACGAACTCCTTTCATTGTAAACTTAAGCTGCATAATTGATCCTTGGACTCCTGTATATCGAGGGGGGGCAATAATAGTTTTATACCTGAGCAAGCAATAGCAACTTAAAAGCAATTATAAGCCTCAGCCACATACATCTTCATGTGAGCAGTACATTTGATCCAAACTCTGTGTGCGAGTCCAAAGAAGGATCCCGTGAGGTGTTCATTAGTTCCTTCCGACAAGAAGCAAGATCACAGTTCATGACACCCCTTCTCCCGAGATGATTTGAATCCATTATCTTCCACCCTCCAAACAGAAGAAAAAAGGCTCACTAGACCCTGCCACTTCATCTTGCTAATCCCATTTCACAGTAGGTCAGGCTTTATAGCTGAACTTGTCCAAGACAAGATATAGACACTCAATGTAAATTAAACATAAAAGATCTGCTTCATTAGGTTGCTCTAAACTGGGTTTTACAGAGTCTACAGGGGACATACAGTTTGATATTGCCACTTGAGCTGCTTAGACTTGCCATCCTTAGTGACTGTATCCTTACTCCACAAACAAGAAAGAGAAGCATAAAAAACAAAAGCAGGTAGGGTTTCCAAGATATAATTGTCATTAGGCCAAGACAGGATAGCTGCATAGGTTAGGCCTGGAAGACACAATCTCAGGCTTTGGTTTAAACTAGTCAGAATGCCCCATAAATCAACTCAGAATCACGTTCTCTGCAGCTTCCTATCGTAAGATTAAAGATTAAACAGAGCAGAGCATCAGGTCTCCTTGTACAAATGTCCTCCCCATCCATCACATAAAGCTCTGTATTGAACAGAACAGAGCTACTCAATTAGTTTCTTTGTCAAGTTTTGGTATACATTCTCGTTGTGAAGCTTCAAAGAACTTCTTTTCACAgagaaaacaaaagaagaaaaggcaGACAGATGGCTAAGTAAAACCAAAaggcaagagaaaagaaaagaaaaataacaaaaagGAGCGAACTTTACTCTTGGAAGAATGAGAAGGGGAATCCAAGATGGGATTTTTTATGCCGGATTCATGGCGGGACAGATCCGAAGAAGCGAACCAGTCAGTAGTCGGGCATGAGGTGGGAGACCTTGCCCTCGTCGTTGGTCATCATGGCCGCCTGCTCCGTGACCCGAAGCCAGATGCAAACCGCGGTGAAACTGAGCACCAGGCTAAGAAGACCACTACCGAGCCCAATTCCGACAATGGCGAGCACCGACAGTCCCTTCCCTCTCATGGGCGGCAGGGGATACCCATAGAGGTCCCTGTTGCCGATAAAGGAGCTGGCGTTGAACCGCGGCAGCCCCGCCGCCAAGCCCGACCGGTTGGCGAGCAGCACAGGGATGGGGCCCTCGAGGCGGTTGTAGGAGACGTCGAAGGTGGAGAGGCGGACGAGGAGGCCGAGCTGGTCAGGGATGGGGCCGGAGAGAAGGTTGGCGTGGAGGTCGATGACGTTGAGATAGGCGCAAAGCGCGAGCTGCGGGGGTATGGGGCCGGTGAGGCGGTTGGAGGAGAGGTTGAGGACAGCGAGGTTGAGGAGGGCGGAGAGCTCCGACGGGACGGGGCCGGAGAGCTGGTTGGAAGAGAGGTCGAGGGACTGAAGGTTGGTGCAGTTGGAGACGTAAGGGGAGATGGCACCGCCGAGGGCGAGGCCGGCGAGGGAGAGCTTGTAGATGCGCCCGTTGTTGCAGGTGACGCCCTGGAGGTAGGAGGTGAATCCATTGCAGGGGGCAGCGAAGTTGGCGCGGGTCCAGTTCCGGAGGCTGCTGTTGGGGTCCGTCAGCGATCGCCGGAGGTTGGAGAGGCACGCCTGGTCGTCAGACTCCGCCAAGGTCGGCGGCGGCAGGAGGAGCTCGACAAGAAGGAGAAGCCCCACGCACAAGAGCGGCGGCCGCGGCGGCTCCATTAGAGTCGAGGAAGAACAGATGATGGATCGGGAGGAGGACGAAAATGGACCCCTTTGGATGCTGCTACTTCTGCGGCAGCTACTCGTTCTCTCGTTCGGGGGAAGGTGGCATCTTTGCTTAAGGTATCATCGTCACCCAAAATGGGCCGCATCTACAATTGAATCGTGGCCCATATGCAACTCGCATATTATGTTGGATTCGATCAAATGTATTGTCACGGATCGTGGCCTCAGGTTGGGCACGAGCCAAAACTTCGTACAGCCATCAGCCATCCCCTTCGCCGGCACCACCACTTCCCATGGAAGACTCATGTTGCTGTTGCTCGCAACTGTTGATTCTCATCCCGCAAACATCTTTTTGGCCTCCCTCCCTCTCCTTTTTTCCATTTCCTGATGGTATAAACAATTCTTGAACTT
Protein-coding sequences here:
- the MA-ACS2 gene encoding 1-aminocyclopropane-1-carboxylate synthase 3 is translated as MNQMLLSRKAACNIHGQDSSYFLGWQEYEKNPYDPITNPTGIIQMGLAENQLCFDLIESWLENHPDPAAFKKDGALLFRELALFQDYHGLPAFKRALAKYMGEVRGNKVAFDPNRLVLTAGATSANETLMFCLAEPGEAFLLPTPYYPGFDRDLKWRTGAEIVPIHCSSSNGFRITKPALEAAYQDAQKRSLRVKGVLVTNPSNPLGTTLTRHELDILVDFVVSKDIHLISDEIYSGTNFDSPGFISIAEATKDRNNVSHRIHIVCSLSKDLGLPGFRVGAIYSENEAVVSAATKMSSFGMVSSQTQYLLAALLSDKEFTDKYLLENQKRLKERHDMLVEGLRRIGIGCLKGSAALFCWVDMRHLLKSNTFKGEMELWKKIVYQVGLNISPGSSCHCDEPGWFRVCFANMSEDTLTLAMQRLKSFVDSGDCGSNHDSGHQRPRKTFLTKWVLRLSSTDRKSER
- the LOC135605583 gene encoding receptor-like protein 44, with protein sequence MEPPRPPLLCVGLLLLVELLLPPPTLAESDDQACLSNLRRSLTDPNSSLRNWTRANFAAPCNGFTSYLQGVTCNNGRIYKLSLAGLALGGAISPYVSNCTNLQSLDLSSNQLSGPVPSELSALLNLAVLNLSSNRLTGPIPPQLALCAYLNVIDLHANLLSGPIPDQLGLLVRLSTFDVSYNRLEGPIPVLLANRSGLAAGLPRFNASSFIGNRDLYGYPLPPMRGKGLSVLAIVGIGLGSGLLSLVLSFTAVCIWLRVTEQAAMMTNDEGKVSHLMPDY